A single region of the Yersinia entomophaga genome encodes:
- the ttrC gene encoding tetrathionate reductase subunit TtrC, with product MIREILVRPQEISWLPWAVQYFFFIGLACGAVLLGCWQRWFRRDKGPQLERAALMLATAAAIVAPLALSADLHQPARAWHFYPYFTPWSWMSWGSLFLPLFSGLVVTYFLVLIYGQRVNRPLTGLLRLLSILTALSALSILMYTGREVSVLRAQPLWFTLWLPLFIFLTAMQAVPSLLALWLWRQPQVQRYLARWQLVSLLLLALVTLLWAGGATLSAAALRLWASGHPLTAAAPLLIGLMLLGMALLNLKRCLPIGVVILQSLLAMVMCWMVRWLLLMQSQTLPKYNVLANPYQLSPGTDGLLAIIGTFGLWVTLIIALREGVRWWEGRVQHG from the coding sequence ATGATTCGTGAAATTCTGGTGCGTCCGCAGGAAATCAGTTGGTTACCTTGGGCAGTGCAATATTTTTTCTTTATCGGGCTGGCCTGTGGTGCAGTGTTACTCGGCTGTTGGCAACGCTGGTTCAGGCGAGATAAAGGGCCACAGCTAGAACGAGCGGCGCTGATGTTGGCTACCGCGGCGGCTATTGTGGCACCGTTGGCTTTGAGCGCGGATTTACATCAGCCAGCGCGCGCCTGGCATTTTTACCCTTATTTTACGCCCTGGTCGTGGATGTCATGGGGTTCGCTGTTCTTGCCGCTGTTTAGCGGGCTGGTGGTGACCTATTTTCTGGTCTTAATCTACGGCCAACGGGTAAACCGGCCTTTGACTGGATTACTGCGGCTGTTATCGATTCTGACGGCGTTATCGGCACTTTCGATTCTGATGTATACCGGGCGGGAAGTGTCGGTGCTACGCGCTCAGCCGCTGTGGTTCACCCTGTGGCTGCCGCTGTTTATTTTCCTGACGGCGATGCAGGCGGTGCCTTCGTTGCTGGCTTTGTGGCTGTGGCGTCAGCCGCAGGTTCAGAGGTATCTGGCGCGTTGGCAACTGGTTTCTCTACTGCTTTTGGCCTTGGTGACGTTGCTATGGGCCGGCGGCGCGACGCTTTCTGCTGCGGCGTTACGTCTGTGGGCCAGCGGGCACCCGTTAACCGCGGCTGCGCCATTATTGATTGGATTGATGTTATTGGGAATGGCATTGCTGAATCTGAAACGTTGCTTACCTATCGGTGTGGTTATCCTGCAAAGCCTGCTGGCGATGGTGATGTGCTGGATGGTGCGTTGGCTATTGCTGATGCAAAGCCAAACCTTGCCTAAATATAACGTGCTCGCGAACCCTTATCAGTTATCGCCGGGTACCGACGGATTGCTGGCGATCATCGGTACGTTCGGTTTATGGGTGACATTAATTATTGCGCTCCGTGAAGGAGTCAGATGGTGGGAAGGGAGAGTGCAACATGGCTAA
- the ttrS gene encoding tetrathionate respiration histidine kinase TtrS, producing the protein MRNLLIILLCYGVSLTAYSKEWTIGVLALRGNAQTLQRWQPLADSLNQGLPDQHFRLLPLDLTAMKTAVQHGRVDFLLTNPAQYVQIDSHYPLRWLVSLRSSHEPNNASRNVIGSVILVRQDSPITQADELRGKQVGAVSADAFGGYLLGYKALRDAGLRPGQDFNLHFSGFPVDTLMYLLRDGALDAAIVPTCLLEDLQNEGLLQASDFRALLAKPTTVPCLTSSDLYPNWSFAALAQVPDSLADQVTRMLLTPTVSKEPQWGAPSSTSQVEALLRSINQHPEQPQLWQAILSWALQNRLLLGIIAAILLLLGANHIWVAFLVRRRSQQLELAHQQLRERETALEQAQRLSILGEMASGFAHELNQPLSAVRHYAEGCDIRLKREQPDHPLLPVLQQISAQAQRGADIIANLRLWVDKAPATSTRIPQSPRNVAEHVWQLIGAPHHYPDSRLNIDLPAEIQLMLPATLLDQIFCNLFTNSLQAGARRLCLNGNQTPEGTELSLQDDGGGLTVSQLNQLFMPFKSGKPDGLGLGLVICQRLMGSQGGKMTLTNALAANGAAGLEVRLFFPLNSSLKGTS; encoded by the coding sequence TTGCGAAACCTGTTGATTATCTTGCTGTGTTACGGTGTTTCGCTGACGGCATACAGCAAAGAATGGACGATTGGCGTACTGGCATTACGCGGCAATGCCCAAACGCTGCAACGCTGGCAGCCGCTGGCTGATAGCCTCAATCAAGGCTTGCCCGATCAGCATTTTCGCTTGTTGCCATTGGATCTCACGGCGATGAAAACCGCCGTGCAACATGGGCGCGTGGATTTTCTGCTCACCAATCCAGCGCAGTACGTGCAAATAGATAGCCACTATCCGCTACGCTGGCTGGTTTCACTGCGATCCAGCCATGAGCCGAACAACGCCAGCCGCAACGTGATTGGCAGCGTGATTTTAGTCCGTCAGGACAGTCCTATCACTCAAGCGGATGAGTTACGCGGCAAACAGGTTGGCGCGGTATCAGCGGATGCATTCGGCGGTTATCTTTTAGGTTACAAAGCCTTGCGGGACGCTGGCTTACGGCCTGGGCAGGATTTTAATCTGCACTTTTCCGGCTTCCCGGTGGATACATTGATGTATTTGCTGCGAGATGGCGCTCTGGATGCCGCGATAGTCCCCACCTGCTTGCTGGAAGATTTACAAAACGAAGGATTATTGCAGGCCTCTGATTTCAGAGCATTACTGGCTAAACCCACCACAGTGCCCTGTCTGACCAGCAGTGATTTATACCCCAACTGGTCATTTGCCGCGTTGGCGCAGGTACCGGATTCGCTGGCTGACCAAGTAACGCGGATGCTGCTCACGCCAACGGTCAGCAAGGAGCCGCAATGGGGCGCGCCTTCCTCCACCAGCCAGGTCGAAGCCTTGTTGCGCTCGATAAATCAGCATCCAGAACAGCCGCAGCTATGGCAGGCGATACTTTCCTGGGCACTACAAAACCGGCTATTGCTCGGGATTATCGCGGCAATATTGCTGCTGCTGGGTGCGAATCATATTTGGGTGGCCTTTTTAGTGCGCCGTCGCAGCCAGCAGTTAGAGCTGGCCCACCAGCAGCTACGAGAGCGGGAAACCGCACTGGAGCAAGCTCAACGCCTCAGTATTTTGGGGGAAATGGCGTCCGGCTTTGCTCATGAACTCAACCAGCCACTTTCGGCGGTTCGCCACTACGCCGAAGGCTGCGATATCCGTTTAAAACGTGAACAGCCAGATCATCCGCTGCTACCGGTGTTACAGCAAATCAGCGCCCAGGCGCAGCGAGGGGCGGATATTATCGCCAACCTACGTCTTTGGGTGGACAAAGCGCCAGCCACGTCCACGCGTATTCCGCAGTCACCTAGGAACGTGGCAGAGCACGTTTGGCAACTTATCGGCGCGCCACATCATTATCCTGATAGCAGGCTGAATATTGACCTTCCGGCTGAAATACAGCTGATGCTCCCTGCAACCTTGCTCGACCAGATATTTTGCAACCTGTTCACCAACAGCCTACAGGCCGGCGCGCGGAGACTATGTCTGAACGGCAATCAAACGCCCGAAGGAACAGAACTCAGTTTGCAGGACGATGGTGGCGGATTAACGGTTTCGCAGCTCAATCAGCTATTTATGCCATTCAAATCGGGAAAACCAGATGGCCTGGGGTTAGGTTTGGTGATTTGCCAACGGCTGATGGGCAGCCAGGGTGGGAAAATGACGTTAACCAACGCCCTTGCCGCTAACGGCGCAGCTGGGTTAGAGGTCCGATTATTCTTCCCTCTAAATTCCTCACTAAAAGGAACAAGTTAG
- the ttrA gene encoding tetrathionate reductase subunit TtrA: protein MAKTTRRQWLKGGLALGGLVAFGAGYHDVVRKTLIGLRDGSAGKLTRDPINGNSLTPEGHAGQEWQATPHQAVSMTQCFGCWTLCGLRVRVDTPQNRILRIAGNPYHPLSHDHHFPYGLPVSEALRRMGGEQGLADRSTACARGATLLEGVTSPYRVLEPMKRVGARGEGQWQRISFEQLVKEVTEGGDLFGEGHVDGLRAIRDLDTPIDPAQPSLGPKANQLLMTNAGDDGRDAFIQRFAAKAFGTKNLGSHGAYCGLAYRAGSGALMGDLDKNAHVKPDWDNVRFALFLGTSPAQSGNPFKRQGRQLANARQRDDFNYVVVAPALPLTTTLANQHNRWVPVLPGSDSALVMGMIRWILEQERFNAPYLKVPGEAAMTAAGERSWTNATHLVIVSPQHPLAGQFLRAAHLSGEILAEGEESPVLVAQGDGALVAAPVAMDAELYVSQSVTLADGQQVDVQSGLSLLRAAANRFTLEEYSQQCGVPVATISGLAKEFTAYQRQAAVISHGGMMSGNGFYTTWAVMMLNALIGNLNLKGGVSVGGGKFDGFADGPRYQLASFPGQVKSRGLSLSRSKQPYEKSEEYQQKLAAGEPPYPAKGPWYPFVGGQLTEQLAPALSGYPYPLKAWISHMTNPLYGVAGLRGLVEDKLKDPKHLPLFIAIDAFINETTALADYIVPDTHNFESWGFSAPWAGVLVKASTARWPVVESRTARTADGQAVAMESFLIAVAKALALPGFGENAMQDVQGKGLPLDRAEDFYLRAAANIAYLGENPVPAAQLDELQLTGVVRLLPEIQRSLYPDEQMRVAYLLARGGRFAPYEKSWNGDATGPQWKKPLHIWNENVAKHRHAMTGERYSGCPTFYPPRLADGSSIHQHYPVQSWPFQLMSFKSHLMSSSTPMIERLRAVKASNLVAINPQDAKALGVAHGDWVKLETPGGSMKAQLSVLDGVMPGVIAIEHGYGHREMGANLHQLDGVEMASDSRIGAGVNLNDLGFIDPTREVPNTWLDWVSGAAVRQGLPAKLTRLA, encoded by the coding sequence ATGGCTAAAACGACGCGGCGGCAATGGTTAAAAGGCGGTTTGGCTCTGGGGGGATTAGTGGCCTTTGGCGCAGGTTATCACGATGTGGTGCGTAAAACGCTAATTGGGCTGCGGGACGGCAGCGCCGGAAAGTTGACGCGAGACCCCATTAACGGCAACTCACTCACGCCGGAAGGCCATGCCGGGCAAGAATGGCAGGCTACGCCGCATCAGGCGGTTTCGATGACACAATGTTTTGGCTGCTGGACGCTGTGTGGGCTACGAGTGCGAGTGGATACGCCGCAAAATCGCATTTTGCGAATCGCAGGCAACCCCTATCACCCGTTGTCTCACGACCACCATTTTCCCTACGGATTACCGGTGAGCGAAGCTTTGCGCCGCATGGGCGGTGAGCAAGGGTTGGCGGACAGATCTACCGCATGTGCTCGAGGCGCGACGCTACTGGAAGGCGTGACCAGCCCTTATCGCGTTCTTGAGCCGATGAAACGAGTGGGGGCGCGTGGTGAAGGTCAGTGGCAACGTATCAGTTTCGAACAGTTAGTGAAAGAAGTGACGGAAGGCGGCGATCTGTTTGGGGAAGGCCATGTCGACGGCCTGCGGGCGATTCGCGATCTGGATACGCCAATCGATCCGGCTCAGCCGTCCTTGGGGCCGAAGGCCAACCAGTTGCTGATGACCAACGCCGGTGACGACGGGCGGGACGCGTTTATCCAACGCTTTGCTGCCAAAGCCTTTGGTACTAAAAATCTTGGTAGCCACGGCGCTTACTGCGGGCTGGCTTATCGCGCCGGTTCTGGGGCATTAATGGGGGATTTGGATAAAAATGCACACGTAAAACCGGATTGGGATAATGTGCGTTTTGCTCTGTTTTTAGGAACCTCTCCGGCGCAATCGGGCAACCCGTTTAAACGGCAAGGCAGACAATTAGCCAATGCGCGCCAACGGGACGATTTTAATTACGTGGTGGTGGCTCCCGCGTTGCCGCTGACGACCACGCTGGCAAATCAGCATAACCGTTGGGTGCCCGTGCTGCCGGGCAGTGATTCGGCGCTGGTGATGGGAATGATTCGCTGGATTCTCGAACAGGAACGTTTTAACGCGCCATATCTGAAAGTACCGGGAGAGGCGGCTATGACTGCCGCCGGAGAGCGCAGTTGGACTAACGCTACCCATTTGGTGATTGTTAGCCCGCAACACCCTCTGGCCGGTCAGTTTCTGCGGGCGGCGCATTTGAGCGGTGAAATCCTTGCGGAAGGGGAAGAAAGCCCGGTACTGGTGGCGCAGGGCGATGGGGCTTTGGTGGCGGCACCGGTTGCGATGGACGCGGAGCTATATGTCAGTCAGAGCGTTACGTTGGCGGACGGGCAGCAGGTTGACGTGCAATCGGGGCTGAGCCTGCTGCGTGCGGCGGCTAATCGTTTTACGCTGGAGGAATACAGCCAGCAGTGCGGTGTTCCGGTGGCGACCATCAGCGGGTTGGCGAAAGAATTCACCGCCTATCAGCGTCAGGCGGCGGTGATTTCCCACGGTGGAATGATGAGCGGCAACGGTTTTTATACCACTTGGGCGGTTATGATGCTGAACGCGCTGATTGGTAACCTGAATCTGAAAGGCGGTGTTTCCGTCGGCGGAGGCAAATTTGACGGCTTTGCTGATGGCCCGCGCTACCAACTGGCCAGTTTCCCCGGGCAGGTTAAATCTCGCGGTTTGTCACTATCCCGCAGTAAACAGCCTTACGAAAAATCTGAGGAATATCAACAAAAACTGGCTGCCGGTGAACCGCCGTATCCTGCAAAAGGGCCGTGGTACCCCTTTGTCGGCGGGCAGTTAACCGAGCAATTGGCTCCGGCGCTTTCTGGCTATCCTTACCCGCTAAAAGCCTGGATCAGCCATATGACCAATCCGTTGTACGGTGTCGCTGGTTTACGTGGTCTGGTTGAAGATAAGTTGAAAGATCCTAAACATTTACCCCTGTTTATTGCCATCGATGCTTTTATCAATGAAACCACTGCGCTGGCTGATTATATCGTGCCAGATACACATAATTTCGAAAGCTGGGGGTTTAGCGCGCCTTGGGCTGGCGTATTGGTTAAAGCCAGCACTGCCCGCTGGCCGGTGGTGGAGTCACGCACGGCGCGCACTGCCGACGGACAAGCGGTGGCGATGGAGAGTTTCCTGATCGCCGTTGCGAAAGCGCTGGCTTTACCCGGTTTTGGTGAAAATGCGATGCAGGACGTACAGGGCAAGGGGTTACCGCTCGATCGTGCCGAAGATTTTTATCTGCGCGCCGCAGCCAATATCGCCTATCTGGGTGAAAACCCCGTGCCCGCAGCGCAACTGGACGAATTACAACTCACCGGCGTGGTACGTTTACTGCCGGAAATTCAGCGCAGTTTGTATCCGGATGAGCAAATGCGGGTTGCGTATTTACTGGCGCGAGGCGGGCGTTTTGCGCCGTATGAAAAATCGTGGAACGGCGACGCTACTGGGCCGCAGTGGAAGAAACCGCTACATATCTGGAATGAAAATGTGGCTAAACATCGTCATGCCATGACCGGAGAGCGTTATTCGGGTTGCCCGACTTTCTATCCGCCGCGGCTGGCCGATGGCTCCAGTATTCACCAGCATTATCCCGTGCAGAGTTGGCCATTCCAGTTGATGTCGTTTAAATCACATTTGATGAGCAGCTCTACGCCGATGATTGAGCGTCTGCGGGCAGTCAAAGCCAGTAATCTGGTGGCGATTAATCCGCAGGATGCCAAAGCGCTGGGCGTGGCGCACGGCGATTGGGTCAAACTGGAAACCCCCGGCGGCAGCATGAAAGCGCAGCTCAGTGTATTAGATGGAGTGATGCCAGGAGTTATTGCAATTGAGCACGGTTATGGTCATCGCGAAATGGGTGCGAATCTGCATCAGCTTGACGGCGTGGAAATGGCGAGTGACAGCCGAATCGGCGCAGGCGTTAATCTTAATGACCTCGGATTTATCGATCCTACCCGAGAAGTGCCAAATACCTGGCTGGATTGGGTGAGCGGCGCGGCGGTGCGGCAAGGGCTTCCGGCTAAACTGACGCGCTTAGCCTGA
- the mdtG gene encoding multidrug efflux MFS transporter MdtG, with amino-acid sequence MTSSPEPIHWKRNLFVAWLGCFLTGAAFSLIMPFLPLYVEILGVTGHQALNMWSGLVFSITFLFSAIASPFWGSLADRKGRKIMLLRSALGMGIVMVLMGMAQNIWQFLALRALLGLLGGFIPNANALIATQVPRHKSGWALGTLSTGGVSGALIGPLIGGLLADSYGLRPVFFITAAVLFLCFVMTLLCVKEQFTPVLKKDMLNGRQVLQSLKNPKLVLSLFVTTMIIQVATGSIAPILTLYVRELAGDIHNLAFVSGMIASVPGVAALISAPRLGKLGDKIGPERILIAMLALSVLLLIPMALVQTPWQLAVLRFLLGATDGALLPAVQTLLIYNCTNQVAGRIFSYNQSFRDVGNVSGPLLGAAVSASYGFRAVFCATAVVVLSNAFYSYWCLRRRPAQALKQSANRQEDS; translated from the coding sequence ATGACCTCGTCACCAGAACCTATTCACTGGAAACGGAACCTATTTGTCGCTTGGTTGGGCTGTTTTCTGACCGGTGCCGCCTTCAGTCTGATTATGCCTTTTCTGCCTTTATACGTGGAAATCCTCGGCGTGACTGGTCATCAGGCGCTGAATATGTGGTCAGGGCTGGTGTTCAGTATTACCTTCCTGTTTTCAGCCATTGCGTCGCCGTTTTGGGGCAGTTTGGCCGACCGTAAAGGCAGAAAAATTATGCTATTACGATCGGCATTAGGCATGGGGATCGTGATGGTGTTAATGGGAATGGCGCAGAATATCTGGCAATTTCTGGCGTTACGCGCCCTGCTGGGTCTGCTCGGTGGCTTTATTCCCAACGCCAATGCGCTGATTGCCACTCAGGTGCCACGACATAAAAGCGGCTGGGCGCTGGGCACGTTGTCTACCGGCGGCGTCAGCGGCGCGTTAATTGGCCCGCTGATCGGTGGTTTACTGGCAGATAGCTACGGCCTACGTCCGGTATTCTTTATTACCGCCGCCGTACTGTTCCTGTGCTTTGTTATGACGCTACTGTGCGTTAAAGAGCAATTTACGCCGGTGTTGAAAAAAGACATGCTCAACGGACGGCAGGTTTTACAATCGCTGAAAAATCCTAAACTGGTGCTTAGCCTGTTTGTTACTACCATGATTATTCAGGTGGCAACCGGTTCAATCGCACCGATTTTGACGCTGTACGTACGCGAGCTGGCGGGAGATATTCACAATCTGGCATTTGTTAGCGGAATGATTGCCTCGGTGCCTGGCGTTGCGGCGTTAATCAGTGCCCCCAGACTGGGAAAATTAGGCGATAAAATCGGCCCCGAACGTATTCTTATCGCTATGCTGGCGCTGTCGGTGTTGTTGTTGATCCCAATGGCGCTGGTACAGACGCCGTGGCAATTGGCAGTATTACGCTTTTTGCTCGGTGCTACCGACGGCGCGCTACTGCCCGCAGTGCAAACATTATTGATTTATAATTGTACAAATCAGGTGGCTGGTCGAATTTTCAGCTACAACCAATCATTTCGGGACGTTGGCAACGTCAGCGGCCCGCTGCTGGGCGCCGCCGTTTCCGCCAGTTATGGCTTCCGGGCGGTATTCTGCGCCACCGCCGTGGTGGTGTTATCTAACGCATTCTACTCATACTGGTGCCTGCGACGGCGACCGGCTCAGGCTTTGAAACAATCGGCCAATCGTCAGGAAGATAGCTAA
- a CDS encoding YciI family protein — MYIINLTYHRPVEEVDTHLDAHIAWLRKYYDQGIFIASGRKNPRTGGIIFAIALPRDELDAILAEDSFNAVARYEVIEFTPTMTSDSLTALKGL; from the coding sequence ATGTACATCATTAATCTCACTTATCATCGTCCCGTTGAAGAAGTCGATACTCATCTCGATGCCCATATTGCCTGGTTACGCAAATACTACGATCAGGGCATTTTCATCGCTTCCGGGCGTAAAAACCCGCGCACTGGCGGCATTATCTTTGCCATCGCCTTACCCCGCGACGAACTGGATGCCATTCTGGCTGAAGATTCTTTCAACGCTGTTGCCCGATATGAAGTCATCGAATTTACTCCAACCATGACGTCAGACTCGCTAACTGCTCTGAAAGGTTTGTAA
- the ttrB gene encoding tetrathionate reductase subunit TtrB produces the protein MDRGKREFLQRLGVLTAGAALVPLAEAGWKLEPSRRNGNPQRRYAMLIDLRRCIGCQACTVSCAIENQSPQGQFRTSVNQYQIALEGEGSVTNVLLPRLCNHCDNPPCVPVCPVQATYQRQDGIVVIDNTRCVGCAYCVQACPYEARFINHTTQTADKCTFCVHRLEAGLLPACVESCVGGARIIGDLHDENSELRRMLKQYEGEIKVLKPEQGTQPQVFYLGLNEVFTRPLQGQPALWQEVHP, from the coding sequence ATGGATCGAGGGAAAAGAGAGTTTCTACAGCGATTGGGCGTGCTAACCGCCGGCGCAGCTTTGGTTCCGCTGGCTGAAGCCGGTTGGAAACTGGAACCGAGCCGTCGCAACGGCAACCCCCAGCGTCGCTATGCCATGCTGATCGATCTGCGTCGCTGTATCGGCTGTCAGGCCTGTACCGTCAGTTGTGCCATTGAAAATCAGTCACCGCAAGGCCAGTTTCGCACCAGCGTTAACCAGTATCAGATCGCGCTAGAAGGCGAGGGCAGCGTAACCAACGTGCTGCTGCCTCGATTATGCAATCACTGTGATAACCCGCCCTGCGTACCGGTGTGTCCGGTACAGGCAACCTATCAGCGGCAGGATGGCATTGTGGTCATCGATAACACGCGCTGCGTAGGCTGCGCCTACTGTGTGCAGGCCTGTCCTTATGAGGCGCGGTTTATCAATCACACCACTCAAACGGCGGATAAATGCACTTTCTGCGTACACCGTCTGGAGGCCGGTTTATTGCCAGCCTGCGTGGAATCCTGTGTCGGCGGGGCGCGTATTATCGGCGACTTGCACGATGAAAACAGTGAACTGCGCCGGATGCTCAAACAGTATGAGGGCGAAATTAAGGTGCTGAAACCGGAGCAAGGTACGCAGCCACAGGTGTTTTACCTCGGTTTAAATGAAGTGTTTACTCGGCCGCTACAGGGGCAACCGGCGCTGTGGCAGGAGGTTCACCCATGA
- a CDS encoding DoxX family protein: MLASANQWFTRLTDHQDGGKLLLRLTFGILMLFHGVAKIQHGTSWISDMLQAQGIPGFVAYGVYIGEIIVPILMILGLFTRPAAFIYAVNLLVATLMVGTGKFFTLTDVGAWGLENEALYFFGGIIIMLLGSGRYSITKNEAYR, from the coding sequence ATGCTGGCGAGTGCAAATCAGTGGTTCACACGATTAACCGATCATCAAGACGGCGGTAAGCTACTGTTACGCCTGACTTTTGGTATTTTGATGCTATTCCACGGGGTAGCAAAAATCCAACATGGCACCAGTTGGATTTCCGATATGCTACAGGCTCAGGGCATCCCTGGCTTTGTTGCCTACGGCGTTTATATTGGTGAGATCATTGTGCCTATTCTGATGATTCTGGGGCTATTTACCCGTCCGGCGGCCTTTATTTATGCCGTTAACCTGCTGGTGGCCACTCTGATGGTTGGCACCGGTAAGTTCTTTACTCTGACCGACGTGGGTGCCTGGGGGCTGGAAAACGAAGCGCTGTATTTCTTCGGCGGTATCATCATTATGCTGTTGGGCAGCGGCCGTTACTCGATCACCAAAAACGAAGCCTACCGTTAA
- the ttrR gene encoding tetrathionate respiration response regulator TtrR: MSVIHLVDDDLAVTDACRFLLESLGYKVCIWHQGQSFLNEADLFQTAVVLLDIRMPVLDGLQIHRRLREAGSTLAVVFLTGHGDVPLAVEQMKQGAIDFLQKPVATQPLVNALQQALKHSEQAVSRHQVNLRYASLTPKEQRIAQWVAQGLINRDIANKACVSVRTVEVHRAKVMEKMAAASLAELVSLLNKRSGIS; the protein is encoded by the coding sequence GTGTCAGTCATACATTTAGTGGACGACGATTTGGCCGTGACCGATGCCTGTCGTTTTTTATTGGAAAGTCTGGGCTATAAAGTCTGTATCTGGCATCAGGGCCAGAGTTTCCTAAACGAAGCCGATTTGTTTCAAACCGCGGTAGTACTGCTGGATATTCGTATGCCAGTGCTGGACGGCCTACAAATCCATCGGCGTTTACGTGAAGCAGGCAGCACGCTGGCGGTAGTTTTTCTTACCGGACATGGGGATGTTCCGCTGGCGGTTGAACAAATGAAGCAAGGTGCTATCGATTTCCTGCAAAAACCCGTCGCCACTCAGCCTTTGGTTAATGCACTCCAGCAGGCATTGAAACATTCCGAACAGGCGGTTTCACGCCATCAGGTCAATTTGCGCTACGCCAGCCTGACGCCAAAAGAGCAGCGGATTGCACAATGGGTAGCGCAAGGATTGATCAACCGCGACATTGCCAATAAAGCCTGTGTTTCTGTAAGAACCGTTGAGGTTCACAGAGCTAAAGTCATGGAAAAAATGGCTGCTGCGAGTTTGGCAGAATTAGTCAGTTTGCTGAATAAGCGTAGCGGCATAAGCTAG
- a CDS encoding Kdo(2)-lipid IV(A) acyltransferase, giving the protein MMQVPSFNRSLLHPRYWLTWLGLGILYLLVLLPYPVIYTLGTSLGRFSMRFLKRRLYIAERNLELCFPQMSKAEREQLVVKNFESVGMGLFETGMAWFWPDWRINRWCKVSGLEHIEKARENGQGVLLIGLHFLTLELGARIFGIHNPGIGVYRPHDNKAMDWMQTWGRMRSNKSMLDRKDLKGMIRSLRQGEIIWYAPDHDYGPRSSVFVPLFAVDDAATTTGTYLLVRTAKPAVIPFTPRRLPDGKGYELILQPAVEDFPLESEVTAAAFMNKVIEEEIQLATDQYMWLHRRFKTRPEGAPSLYD; this is encoded by the coding sequence ATGATGCAAGTTCCTTCTTTTAATCGCTCGTTACTGCACCCAAGATACTGGCTGACATGGTTAGGCCTGGGTATCCTTTACTTGCTGGTTTTACTGCCTTATCCGGTGATTTATACACTGGGTACTTCCCTCGGCCGTTTCTCAATGCGTTTCCTCAAACGCCGCCTTTATATCGCAGAACGTAATCTGGAACTGTGCTTTCCGCAAATGTCCAAAGCGGAACGCGAGCAGCTGGTGGTCAAAAACTTCGAATCTGTCGGTATGGGACTGTTTGAAACCGGTATGGCTTGGTTTTGGCCAGACTGGCGCATCAATCGTTGGTGTAAAGTCAGCGGACTAGAACATATTGAGAAAGCTCGGGAGAATGGTCAGGGCGTACTGTTGATCGGTCTACATTTTCTAACGCTGGAGCTGGGTGCCCGCATTTTCGGCATTCATAACCCAGGAATCGGGGTTTATCGCCCCCACGATAATAAGGCAATGGATTGGATGCAGACTTGGGGCCGAATGCGCTCCAATAAATCCATGCTGGATCGCAAAGATTTGAAAGGGATGATTCGTAGCCTGAGACAAGGCGAAATCATCTGGTATGCGCCGGATCATGACTATGGCCCACGCAGCAGCGTGTTTGTTCCGCTGTTTGCCGTTGACGATGCGGCCACCACCACCGGCACTTATTTATTGGTACGCACGGCGAAACCGGCGGTGATTCCCTTCACCCCGCGCCGTCTGCCCGATGGCAAAGGTTACGAACTGATTCTGCAACCGGCGGTAGAAGACTTCCCGCTGGAAAGCGAAGTCACTGCCGCAGCCTTTATGAATAAAGTGATCGAAGAAGAAATTCAGTTGGCAACGGATCAATATATGTGGCTGCACCGCCGCTTCAAAACCCGTCCGGAAGGCGCCCCCTCGCTGTACGATTAG